One genomic region from bacterium encodes:
- a CDS encoding glycosyltransferase family 4 protein — protein MIGWELPPFNSGGLGVACYGLAKALAGRGTDILFTLPHEAAVSAPFMRVWFAGSEVSRAAAKFTAYSSVGPRGTRARGMEQGGNTLFDTVYAYARAVRERAMREHFDLIHAHDWLTFPAGLAAAEATGKPLITHVHATEFDRTGGRGANSEVYRIEREAFEGAERVATVSNYTRELVARNYSVDPDKISVLHNGIDPEEFKAGQGRIEALRRLRERGAKIVLFVGRLTIQKGPDYFIAAAARTLAHRPNTYFVIAGSGDMERQIIEEAAYRRIAERVLFTGFVRGDERDALYRAADVYVMPSVSEPFGITALEAIGYGVPAIVSKQSGVREVSPHMLLADFWDVDELANKIIAVIDHPALTDTLREHSIKDVLRATWDRTAEKCLEMYRGLLAGQAYAAGCA, from the coding sequence ATGATCGGCTGGGAACTGCCGCCCTTTAACAGCGGCGGGCTTGGTGTTGCTTGCTACGGGCTCGCCAAAGCGCTTGCCGGACGCGGGACGGACATACTCTTCACGCTCCCGCACGAGGCAGCAGTCTCGGCGCCGTTCATGAGAGTGTGGTTTGCGGGAAGCGAGGTTTCGAGAGCAGCGGCGAAGTTCACCGCATACAGTTCTGTCGGGCCGCGAGGCACTCGGGCGCGAGGCATGGAACAGGGCGGTAACACGCTTTTTGATACGGTGTATGCTTACGCTCGCGCGGTGCGCGAGCGTGCGATGAGAGAGCACTTCGACCTCATCCACGCGCACGACTGGCTCACGTTTCCAGCGGGGCTTGCCGCGGCGGAGGCGACGGGAAAACCTTTGATTACGCACGTCCATGCGACCGAGTTTGACCGCACCGGCGGCCGGGGCGCGAACAGTGAGGTGTATCGGATTGAACGTGAGGCCTTCGAGGGAGCAGAGCGCGTTGCGACGGTGAGCAACTACACGCGGGAGCTCGTCGCGCGAAACTACAGTGTCGATCCGGACAAAATTTCAGTGCTGCACAACGGCATTGATCCGGAAGAATTCAAGGCGGGGCAGGGGAGGATCGAGGCCCTCCGGCGCCTGCGCGAGCGGGGCGCGAAAATTGTTCTTTTTGTCGGACGGCTCACGATACAGAAAGGGCCGGATTATTTTATCGCTGCCGCCGCACGCACGCTCGCGCATCGCCCGAACACCTATTTTGTTATCGCGGGATCCGGCGATATGGAACGGCAAATAATAGAAGAGGCCGCCTATCGGCGGATCGCGGAGCGGGTGCTCTTTACGGGATTTGTTCGCGGCGATGAGCGCGACGCGCTCTACCGAGCGGCGGATGTCTACGTGATGCCCTCGGTTTCGGAGCCGTTCGGCATCACGGCGCTTGAAGCTATCGGGTACGGCGTGCCGGCAATCGTCTCGAAGCAAAGCGGCGTGCGCGAAGTCTCGCCGCACATGCTGCTTGCCGATTTTTGGGACGTCGACGAGCTCGCGAACAAAATTATTGCCGTCATAGACCACCCCGCCCTCACCGACACCCTGCGCGAGCACAGCATCAAGGACGTCCTGCGGGCCACGTGGGATAGGACGGCGGAGAAATGCCTTGAGATGTATCGGGGCTTACTTGCGGGGCAAGCGTATGCAGCGGGCTGTGCATGA
- a CDS encoding thiamine pyrophosphate-dependent enzyme — protein sequence MRKEVARFTINYTQYLSPDGTVTSDIPEALTYDTDRLVVWYRDMVLTRVFDKKAIALQRQGQLGTFACSEGEEAVGVGYASAMSTVDIHIPHYRQTAALITFAEGDKKIDAMVRSLLFWLGDTRANDPLSLYHSLDFPPAIPIASQTLHASGAAGVCRYFMQGREKRVVVTTVGDGGTSKGDTYEAMNFAALWQAPIVFIITNNQWAISMPRTGQTAAETLAQKGIAAGIRHCEQVDGNDVLAVYTVVRAAIERARRGMGPSVIEAITYRLGAHTTADVPEHYRPKEEVEQARLNDPIRRLRAYLTGRGLWSENDEEKLQAESSELVEKAADRYLSTVRESPTTLFDYQMEKLPKSILAEREEVHALYGGKNLSTIRDSPRKQLASEASGVINIPIETIYGDPKGITMITALNQALVYEMSRDERVVLWGEDMGKSRGVFRATEGLLGRFGKTRVVDTPLAELGIMGAATGAAALGMRVVVEMQFSGFAYPIIDQLVNHTTRLRARTRGRLHCPIVVRMPWGGGVPAPEHHLESNEAFFTSIPGLRVLVPSSPQKAYGLLLAAIRDEDPVIFLEPISLYRGVKEVCTDQGDTLPLDTAFIVEESIDAKITFIAWGAMVYKALTVADLLREERGVESDVVDVASLVPLDMETIAASVRKTGRAVIIQEAPRHCGVGAEIAARLWEMIPEYLEAPIQRVTGWDITMPGFPMQHFHIPDERRIREAAERVLENEW from the coding sequence ATGAGAAAAGAAGTCGCCCGATTTACGATCAATTACACACAGTATCTCTCCCCAGACGGCACCGTGACCTCCGACATACCAGAAGCGTTGACATACGATACAGACCGGTTGGTAGTGTGGTACCGCGACATGGTACTTACCAGGGTCTTTGATAAAAAGGCTATTGCGCTGCAGCGGCAGGGGCAGCTCGGCACCTTTGCCTGCTCCGAAGGCGAAGAGGCGGTCGGGGTAGGATATGCAAGTGCCATGAGTACGGTTGATATCCACATACCGCACTATCGCCAAACCGCCGCGCTCATTACCTTTGCCGAGGGCGACAAGAAAATCGACGCCATGGTACGCTCTCTCCTTTTTTGGTTAGGAGACACGCGGGCAAATGACCCGCTGTCGCTCTACCACAGTCTTGATTTTCCACCGGCAATCCCGATCGCCTCGCAGACCTTGCACGCAAGCGGCGCTGCCGGGGTATGTCGCTACTTCATGCAAGGTCGAGAGAAGAGAGTGGTTGTCACCACGGTGGGAGATGGTGGTACGTCGAAAGGCGACACCTATGAGGCGATGAACTTCGCCGCACTCTGGCAAGCACCCATTGTTTTTATCATCACCAACAACCAGTGGGCGATCTCGATGCCGCGCACGGGGCAAACTGCGGCAGAGACGCTTGCGCAGAAGGGTATTGCCGCCGGCATCAGACATTGCGAACAAGTGGATGGTAATGATGTCCTCGCGGTCTACACCGTAGTGCGCGCCGCTATCGAGCGGGCACGACGCGGCATGGGGCCGAGCGTCATCGAGGCGATCACCTACCGTCTTGGCGCTCACACAACCGCCGATGTCCCAGAGCACTATCGCCCGAAGGAAGAGGTAGAGCAGGCACGCCTGAATGACCCCATACGGCGTCTCAGAGCATATTTGACAGGCCGTGGGCTGTGGAGCGAAAATGACGAAGAAAAACTCCAGGCTGAGAGTAGCGAGCTCGTTGAAAAAGCGGCAGATCGCTACCTCTCCACGGTGCGGGAATCTCCAACGACACTCTTCGACTACCAAATGGAAAAATTGCCGAAGAGTATTCTCGCCGAGCGTGAGGAAGTGCACGCGCTCTATGGGGGGAAGAACCTTTCTACCATCCGGGACAGCCCCAGAAAGCAGCTCGCCTCTGAGGCGAGCGGGGTTATCAATATACCAATTGAGACGATCTATGGAGACCCTAAAGGGATAACTATGATCACGGCGCTCAACCAAGCACTCGTCTACGAAATGTCCCGCGATGAGCGCGTGGTGCTTTGGGGGGAAGACATGGGAAAGAGTCGCGGCGTATTCCGGGCAACAGAAGGATTGCTCGGGCGATTCGGGAAGACGCGCGTCGTTGATACGCCACTCGCTGAACTTGGAATCATGGGTGCGGCCACAGGCGCTGCCGCGCTCGGCATGAGGGTGGTCGTAGAAATGCAGTTCAGCGGCTTTGCGTACCCGATCATTGACCAGTTGGTGAATCACACGACTCGTCTGCGGGCACGCACACGCGGCAGGCTGCACTGCCCGATCGTAGTGCGCATGCCATGGGGGGGCGGCGTGCCCGCACCGGAGCACCATCTCGAGAGTAATGAGGCTTTCTTTACGAGCATCCCTGGGCTGCGCGTGCTGGTACCCTCATCGCCACAGAAAGCCTACGGCCTCCTGCTCGCAGCTATTCGAGATGAGGACCCTGTCATCTTTTTGGAACCAATAAGCCTCTACCGAGGGGTAAAAGAGGTGTGCACGGATCAAGGTGACACACTGCCGCTCGATACCGCTTTTATCGTCGAGGAGAGCATCGACGCCAAGATCACGTTCATTGCATGGGGCGCAATGGTCTACAAGGCGCTCACCGTGGCAGATCTTCTGCGAGAAGAGAGAGGGGTCGAGTCAGACGTCGTTGACGTCGCGTCACTGGTACCGCTCGATATGGAAACGATCGCTGCATCAGTCCGCAAGACTGGCCGGGCGGTGATTATCCAGGAAGCGCCGCGGCATTGTGGTGTGGGCGCGGAAATAGCGGCGCGACTGTGGGAAATGATCCCCGAATACCTCGAGGCGCCAATTCAGCGGGTAACCGGCTGGGACATCACCATGCCGGGGTTCCCAATGCAGCACTTCCACATCCCGGACGAACGGCGCATCAGAGAAGCAGCGGAACGTGTTCTTGAAAATGAGTGGTAG